A genomic window from Candidatus Deferrimicrobium borealis includes:
- a CDS encoding GDP-mannose 4,6-dehydratase has product MNVFVTGAAGFIGSLVAEALLARGDRVHGLDNFDPFYDRRIKERNLAPLSAHPSFSFLEGDIRDASALSRWGEGIPPDALIHLAAKAGVRPSVADPVGYADVNVHGTIRILEWARERRVPKVLFASSSSVYGGNTKVPFSEDDFVDHPVSPYAATKKAGELLCHTYCHLYGMNVAALRFFTVYGPRQRPEMAIHKFTRRILDGKGIDLYGDGSSRRDYTYVEDVVSGVLGALTAPPGYRVYNLGESATISLSDLVALIETACGKAAVRNYQPPQPGDVPVTYADISRAREEIGYDPRTPIGRGVALFVDWYRRQETDRPA; this is encoded by the coding sequence CTGAACGTGTTCGTCACCGGCGCGGCCGGCTTCATCGGTTCGCTCGTAGCGGAAGCGCTCCTCGCCCGCGGAGACCGGGTCCACGGGCTCGACAACTTCGACCCGTTCTACGACCGGAGGATCAAGGAGCGCAACCTCGCACCGCTTTCGGCGCACCCTTCGTTCTCCTTCCTCGAGGGGGATATCCGCGACGCCTCCGCCCTCTCCCGCTGGGGGGAGGGGATCCCTCCCGACGCGTTGATCCACCTTGCGGCCAAGGCCGGTGTGCGCCCCTCGGTCGCCGATCCCGTCGGCTACGCGGACGTGAACGTCCACGGCACGATCCGGATCCTCGAGTGGGCGCGGGAGCGGAGGGTTCCGAAGGTCCTCTTCGCCTCTTCCTCGTCCGTCTACGGCGGAAATACGAAGGTTCCCTTCTCCGAGGACGACTTCGTCGATCACCCGGTGAGCCCCTACGCGGCGACGAAGAAGGCGGGCGAGCTTCTCTGCCACACGTACTGCCACCTGTACGGGATGAACGTCGCGGCCCTGCGCTTCTTCACCGTGTACGGCCCCCGCCAGCGCCCCGAGATGGCGATCCACAAGTTCACCCGCCGGATCCTGGACGGGAAGGGGATCGACCTGTACGGCGACGGCTCTTCCCGGAGGGATTACACCTATGTCGAAGACGTCGTCTCCGGGGTCCTCGGCGCGCTGACCGCGCCCCCGGGGTACCGGGTCTACAACCTCGGCGAGTCGGCCACGATCTCCCTTTCGGACCTGGTCGCGCTGATCGAGACGGCGTGCGGGAAGGCCGCCGTGCGGAATTATCAACCGCCGCAGCCCGGGGACGTCCCGGTGACGTACGCGGACATCTCCCGCGCCAGGGAGGAGATCGGCTACGACCCGCGCACGCCGATCGGGCGCGGCGTTGCTCTTTTCGTCGACTGGTACCGGCGTCAGGAAACGGATAGACCTGCCTGA
- a CDS encoding tyrosine-type recombinase/integrase → MDCRCGRNREDCPGVHRYRSAPEVHRLLKECGNPRLKAVVTVAVHTGMRRGEILSLKWSQVDLRNGFILVEQTKTGERWEVPISGEVRKVLGGIVRRLDSKYVFEE, encoded by the coding sequence GTGGATTGCCGTTGCGGACGTAACAGGGAAGATTGTCCGGGAGTCCACCGGTACCGATCAGCCCCGGAGGTTCACCGTCTGCTGAAGGAATGCGGCAACCCAAGGCTTAAAGCCGTCGTCACCGTGGCGGTCCACACCGGGATGCGCCGGGGGGAAATCCTTTCCTTGAAGTGGTCCCAGGTGGATCTTCGCAACGGGTTCATCCTGGTGGAGCAGACTAAAACCGGGGAACGCTGGGAAGTCCCGATCAGCGGCGAAGTCCGCAAGGTGCTGGGCGGGATCGTGCGCCGTCTGGACTCGAAATACGTCTTCGAGGAATAG
- a CDS encoding fructose-1,6-bisphosphatase translates to MKVTLSVIKADIGSIGGHIRPSEKLLETVRSKVAELGKGLLIDAYVGFTGDDVAILMSHTGGTGNAKVHKLAWDAFIAGTAVARAEGLYGAGQDLLKDSFSGNVKGMGPAVAEMEFEERPNEPFVLFAADKTDPGAYNLPSYLGFADPMFSSGLILSPKVGKGFTFRIMDVANTEGDKVIDLSAPEDLYDIAALLRDQERFVVESIRSRATGEIAAVVSTTRLHNIAGKYTGKDDPVMLVRTQGNFPATGEVLAPYTIGHLVAGFMRGSHHGALMPVPRNTGVSFFDGPPIVSALAFCVKDGRFTEPADAFDHPYWEYVRGRVSAKSEELRRQGFFGPAMLPYSELEYGGIVERMKEMESKFRVLGGKEPVEA, encoded by the coding sequence ATGAAGGTCACGCTGTCGGTCATCAAGGCGGACATCGGTTCCATCGGGGGGCACATCCGGCCGAGCGAGAAGCTGCTCGAAACGGTGCGTTCGAAGGTCGCCGAGCTCGGGAAAGGGCTGCTGATCGACGCCTACGTCGGTTTCACCGGGGACGACGTGGCGATTCTGATGTCCCACACCGGGGGGACGGGAAACGCGAAGGTCCACAAGCTGGCGTGGGACGCCTTCATCGCGGGAACCGCGGTGGCGAGGGCCGAGGGGCTCTACGGCGCGGGCCAGGACCTCCTGAAGGACTCGTTCTCGGGCAACGTGAAGGGGATGGGGCCCGCCGTGGCGGAGATGGAGTTCGAGGAGCGCCCCAACGAGCCGTTCGTCCTGTTCGCGGCGGACAAGACCGACCCGGGCGCGTACAACCTGCCGTCCTACCTCGGTTTCGCCGACCCGATGTTCTCCTCCGGCCTCATCCTCTCCCCGAAGGTGGGGAAGGGGTTCACCTTCCGCATCATGGACGTGGCGAACACGGAAGGGGACAAGGTGATCGACCTTTCGGCACCCGAGGACCTCTACGACATCGCGGCGCTGCTGCGCGACCAGGAGCGGTTCGTCGTCGAATCCATCCGTTCCCGCGCCACCGGTGAGATCGCGGCCGTGGTCAGCACCACCCGCCTCCACAACATCGCGGGGAAGTACACCGGGAAGGACGACCCGGTGATGCTGGTCCGGACGCAGGGGAACTTTCCCGCCACGGGGGAGGTGCTCGCCCCCTACACCATCGGTCACCTCGTCGCCGGCTTCATGCGGGGAAGCCACCACGGGGCGCTCATGCCGGTGCCGCGGAACACGGGGGTCTCCTTCTTCGACGGTCCGCCGATCGTCTCGGCTCTCGCCTTCTGCGTAAAGGATGGGCGGTTCACCGAGCCGGCCGACGCGTTCGACCACCCGTATTGGGAGTACGTCAGGGGGCGGGTGTCGGCCAAGTCCGAGGAGCTTCGCCGGCAGGGGTTCTTCGGTCCCGCGATGCTGCCGTACAGTGAGCTCGAATACGGCGGGATCGTGGAGAGGATGAAGGAGATGGAGTCGAAGTTCCGCGTGCTCGGCGGAAAGGAACCCGTCGAGGCGTAG